In the genome of Arabidopsis thaliana chromosome 4, partial sequence, the window TGTCTATTTTGCTTGTATTAATTTATGTACGTTTTGTCTTCGGAGTAGATAACGTAGGTGAGGGCTAATCGGTGGTTCATGAGGAACCACGTTGCTATATCAACAATCCATAAGAATGAAAGACTATCCGAAGCATCCAAATAAACTTAAAAGAGAAAGTCTTCCTGATATGACGACGTGGTGTCTTTCTTAGATGCTTTCCCTTTTCAGTCAAAAGATACACGTATTTATTAGGGTACGGTTGTGAAGGTCTGGTAGAGATTTTACCcccaaaaaataatgtttggTAGAGAGAAAATcacatgaatttttttattacgtTATGGGATCCAATACTTTTCAGTGActgatagaaagaaaatcacaTGAAAATTGTTATTACGTTATGGGATCCAATACTTTTCTAGTGACTGATATTATATCTTACATTTATgaccaatttttgtttacatgttTTCCCGGTATTAAATTTCATGTGCAATAATACTACTTTTATAATGATATtttcagctttttttttttgatgaaaatatattttttatctaaaaatgtgatattttataatactGTATAACATAATTATACGAAAAAAGCAAATTGCATTTTGGTCAATGTATTTAGTTTGGTCACTTggtaattaatttaaaagtcTTAAACAACAGAGAATATATGCAATAGGCTTATTAACCCTCCATTTTGACATCTATCCCTTAATTATTACTACTATATTGAAAAGAGATTCCGGAAAAATAAGAAGCAAACTTTCTcatactcaaaaacaaaagtcgaAGGCTCAAACAAAACTCTACATTTTGAACTCAAGTGgtcaagaaaatcaaacttcCTAAGATAGCTGGAAGTCATTAAAATGAATATGTAAGTTAGGAAAATTGCTTAATCCAACTATAAGCTCGgataaaaatggaaattagGTACCAAAATGGAATGCTGTCGTTTCCAAAAATAGGTGATTCCGTATACTGTTTTTTACAAGGCTTCTAGAAGGCAAAAAAGATGCGAATTAGGTTACGTATGCAAATGAAATGAATATAGGTAGAAGAGTCATAGAGAAGATCTTTTTATAATTGCGTTTCTACGGAAACTTCATAGTCCAGTGGTCCAGCATTCTTATTTATGTCTTCATCCTTTTGTATTTATTGACTCTGCTTCATCATTTAAAACCTTTGTCTTTAACCCaaacagatgatgatgacatttTCCATTGACTATTATTATTTGTgcatgtcaaaaaaaaaaaaaaaaagacttcaTGTCGACCAAGCCCAGTCAGTTCACCAGTTACGGCCAGGCCCATTTCGATTTTGTATCATAAGATACACATCGTTgttagatgatgatgatactattgacaaaaacaaaaacattatcataaaacaaatatcttaCCGAGCAGATCATTTAAACCGATAAATTTGTTCGGGAGGATAAAATAGACTCAGAAAATGCTCATGAGGCCATTTCTTCAGTAAATGAATCATCTAGAATGTTAGTAAACGGTATAGATTCAAGAATTAGTTTCTGTATAACTGTTATGTACAACACCATGTGGACTGAATACATCCGATGAGTATATATACGAAGTACAAACACCAATATACATTTCAAACAACAGCATGGTTGTAGTCATGGTAATGGAATGTCTTGTAGATGAAGTGTGATAGCCACTTTGAAGCTGCAAAACTTAAAACAGCCGCCACAAGCACTGCAATTCTAGCCACATTCGACATTGTCGTTTGCTTCAACACCGCCATGACTCCGATCATAGCAACGGATGCGATTTGTAAGATCACCTCTAGCGCATTGAGATATTTGTGAGCTTTCTTGCAGCTGCTGCAGTTCTCAACATGCGACCAATACCTGGAACACGCAACTTTTATCATTAGGATGTTTAGCACTACTTTTCATTAAACCTCACAAGCGAGATAAATAACCTGTCGAAGAGCTGTTCTCGGGGAGGCgtaggaggaagaagaaatggatcaAACTTTCCTCTCCAATCGACTCGAGCCTCGCTGTACTTGTTAAACCATCTCCTGAATGTAACCACATTAGCGTCTGATTTTGTTGGGATAAAGCAAGCTTTTTGCCAGTTTTCAGGGCCTCTCTCCAGTATCTTCCGCTCCTACACACATTCCATTACAAGATACAAATCAGTCTGGTACATTGATCAGCCTCTACTCAGAACAATGTGTGTACTAGATAGATTTGGAATTACCTCTACATGAAGGAGGTGCAAATCTGAGTCTAGAATCGTATTTTGACCAATGTGAAACACCCATCTAGGGACAATCTTATCAATAAATACACCAAAATTCCTCGGGAACGTCCATATCAGCCTACTACGACCTGGACTGACCGGAATACATATAAAGATCAAAGACAATCTCCGCTTTGACAATGCCGCCTGTATACAGAACCATACTGTTAGGTAACTAAAACATGTGACtctaaacaagaaaatcttGATACAAGTTAAAATCTATGACCTTGTCAGAAGCAGCTGGTGCGGGATACTCATGTTCCTGCTCTGGTAGAGGGTCTGTGGAAGAGCGATACACACATGGTGCAATAAAATTAGAATAACCCCATTCTTGTTTTGAAAAGAACCCTTTGTTGTCTAGTTTTTTAACGTTGATTTCGAGTGGTTTCCCCCCTTCTCTGTCAATCTTCTctgcaagaagaatctgaaggtTGGTAAAAGGATTAAAACAACTAtttgaaatacaaattatGTATTTGCCTTTTGGTTTAGGAAACCGCATCAGTCCATAATGTGCATAAGGAACATGAGCCGGGTCCATGAGGTTTTCCACCAAGACATCGTACCTGAAAGATTTCAGATTTACACAAAAACATCAACGGAGAATTACCACACATAGTTGAAATGATGTAAAAGCCAATAGATACCCGTAAGGAATATCACGATTCCCCATCAACTTAGTGAATGATGGGTCTTCTAACTCTGGAATGTAAGGAGGCTTGTTGGTttcaataatgtttttgtacTTTGGATCACTGTTTGGCCAAAACCAAATGATCTCATGCTGCACAGTACTCGGGTAAACAGCTACACAAGCTTGCTTGAAAGTGTGGACCTGATTTGCATTACCAAAATAATCATTGATACAACCAAAGACTTTGACTTTATGTTCCATATAAACCATATGCTAAACCaatctaaaacaaacaaatcatcatcaatagcTATAAAAATTTACCGGAGGACCATCAGGAGGAGCTTGAGGAATGAGTTTACAGTCACCGGAACCATTAAAGCACCATCCATGATAAACACATTGCAACCTCCCCCATTGATCAATCCTTCCATCAGACAAAGGAGCAAGACGATGAGGACACGTGTCATCCATCACTTTCCATTGCTTCTCGTTCCTATCCCACCaaacaaccaaatcaatcCCCATAACTTTCTTCCCATGAGGAACCTTCTTGTCAAGATCGCAAATTGGCATCACTGGGTACCAATTAGCGTACCAATCGAACTTATCCGACCCGGGTTCGAATAGGGCTTCAGGTTCCGGTGGAGAATTCGTTGACGTAGCggctgatgatgatggtggtgatgataCTGCGGTTGTGAATCGACTTGATTTGCGGGTGATAAGGGAATTAGGAGAAATGGGTAGGCTTGGATTGGAGAAGGAACATCTGAAACGAGGTTTCGTATTGAGAATTCGGAGCGATGGAAGAGCGCATGCAGCAAGAGCAGCTTCCATGGCGTTGTGTGGTGGTAACAACCGGAGAGACGAAGCAAATGAAAGTCTTCTTTACCAATCTCTTTTGACAAATTTATAATCCAACggttcaaattaaaatatctcAGGATGTATTTAAACCAATTGATAATCATTTTTCTGGTTTAATGAAAACTAAACCGGTTaattgaaagagaaagtgTCGGTTGAGTGTGAAACCGGCGTCGGCAAAGTGAGGGTATAAGGGTCCTTTCCAGACACCACAGCATCAGTTTCTTCAATCTCCCACGTCTGAGATTGAAAAGTTTGGGAGAAgataaacaaactcaaaatacCTCAGCTTTagatcaaaatctaaaaacaagAGTTTCGTGCAGTGGTTTCTTAGAGATCTAGTAGATTAgagaatttggatttgttgaagaaaagtGGATTTGGTACGATTCTATaggtttccttcttctctgaAGCTACTATAGAGAGAATCTGCGAGCTCAATTTCGTAGTAAATTAGGGTTCGTGTTTCTTGGTAAAGATAGAATCAATGGCGGAGGTTGTTCTGCACATATACGATGTGACGAACAGTGGATCAGAGAAGACTAACAACACCATAGTTCAGATCAATAGGTTCTTCAAAGACGGGATCGGTCTTGGCGGTATATTCCACAGCGCTATTCAGGTACTACTACTCCACTGCCTcgatcttcttcgtctttagTCTATCAATCTACATCTGCACATGTATCGATGATGTCTCtcttttgagttgttgtttgTGTGTCTGTATGTGgaaatgaagaatttgaaggaatgatatttttggttttatctgTGAGGCTCTAATCTAATGGCATATGGTCGTAAAGGTCTCTGTAAGATCTTGAGCTTAAGCTCCCTTTTCGTCTGTACTGAGGATCTCAATACTCGGTTCTTCAAGTAATTTTAGAAACGTGTTATGGGATTATGGGTGCGATGAACTTTAGGTTTACATGTTGCTATTGATTCGCAGGGAAGAGTGATTGAATAGAATCTTGTATGAACTTTGTGCAGGTATATGGAAACGATGAATGGTCTTATGGGTATTGTGAACAAGGAACTGGTGTGTTCAGCTGTCCTAGTGGCAAGAATCCAATGTACACATATCGTGAGAAAATTGTTCTTGGGAAGACAGATTGTACAATCTTCATGGTAAATCAGATCTTGCGTGAGCTCAGCAGGGAATGGCCAGGACACACTTATGATTTGCTGTCCAAAAATTGCAATCACTTCTGCGATGTATTATGTGACCGCCTTGGTGTGCCAAAGATCCCAGGTAAAACCATTATTGTGGGAATCAgggtttgtgtgtgtgtttatgttATGTGACGGCTTGGGTTCTGTCTCTTAACAGGTTGGGTGAATCGTTTTGCTCATGCTGGCGACACAGCCTTGGAAGTAGCAGGAAACACAGCAATGCGGGTGGGTTCTCTCTCATTTTGCTCTGCCCAcgctgtttctttttttacacCTGAATGCATGTGGATGTTAAGTCCTTGTGAACTGTGACTTTTGCAGGTAAAGCAAGCCAAAACTGAACTTGTTTCAGCCAGTAAAGTGGCTTATCGCTTCCTTTCGAATGTTACCTCAAACATAACCAATGGTTCAAATGGCTCCAGTGGCTCTCCACAGCGGCCAGGAACTCTCAACAATTCAGACAATGGGAGCTTTAGATTGCAAGGTAGTTGGTTGAAAGGTATACTTAACACTGCCAAACCCTCCACAAGTACAGAGATAGGGAACAAAGAGGAAGATACAAATCATACAATCACCAATCAGAAAAAGCAGAACCGTGACTCTGATGTTCTACTATTTCAGTAGCAACTGTACTGATCCACCCCAATGTATTCACTTACTGTATATCCACCTATCCAAAATTTATTCGTTTGTATCCATTACTTTGTATCACGATTCGAACAcacctctctttttttttccccttttcaCAGCAGAACGTGTGATTTTGTTAAGAAGATATTTTCAACACGTTACTGGCAAAGACCAAGCAAGTCTTAGCATATGCATTGCACACCTATTAGAGGGTTTGTTAAAAGAATGTGATATAAGATAAGCAACAATGCAGTATGAAGAGACTTCAACATGTATAATAGATACAACTCAAAATGCGTCTTTAATATTACAGCGAACGAAAACAGAGTATAAGGTCTAACgtcaagagaaaaaaacagagcattgaCACCAAAGCAAGCAGAAGGcaaatgtttattttaaaaaccgAATGAGGACGAGTCGTGGCATCTGTCATCCCCGGAACATCCCATTGAACACAAAGGCGTTCCCATCAGCATTTTCAGATATCTGTAGCGCCGAGACAGCCTGAGCAGCAATCAAATCAGCTGATATTCCCATGTTGTTATCCCAAGCACCCCTCCTCGTGAATGGCGACCAGTTACTATCTCCTAGTCCATAGCCATTTGACACAAACCCAATCCCTTGAACCGCATAGCTAGCACAGCTTTGGCGAGGAACGTAGTTAGTTCTTTCATCTCTAAACAGATCCATTGTGAAACCCTTTTCTTCACCAAACTTGACTCGAGATGAATCATCAGAATCTTCGCCCAGTAGGACGTGCAGAGCAACAGCTTCTGCAATTGCagctccttcttcatctaacctttgttgttcttccaatctcttctgcttcttcttttcaagcTCAGCCCGGATGGCTGCAGAAGTAGCAAGAGCTTTCTCCAAacgtctctttttcttctcagcTTGTTTGATACGATCAAATTCATCTTTACcatgcttcttcttcgctttcCTAACGACTGGCTGAACTTGCTTGCACACCGTGTGATCCATTATTGCTTGACTATAAATTTCTAACTAAAAAACTGCACTAAACTCGATGATGTTGTAGAGGAACTCAAGAACTACACCCACTCTGGTATATAGGAATACCTCATGGTGCGGACAATACAATCccagaaagaaacaacagGAGACAACTGAAGAGAGAGGTTATAAGAATTCGCAGACTTATTCTTCGAAATCATTCGTCCAACATTCCCGCACCCCTTAGACTCGCCCATTTTCTGCATTGACAATTACTTGATTAGTTTCAAGTTGCAGAGGAGTAGTAACACAGAAATCCATAACATCAAAATCTGAAAGCCAAAACAATAGCATTCAAACTTGTAAAAGCTAACAGTTGTAGATAGACCACCAACCAAGCAGACACAATTGTTCTAATGACCTCGAAAGACACCAAAAGTCCTAAAgaagtcaaacaaaatcaGCCACCAATTAGATTGAAGATAGTCAACAACAGCCAAAGAGTAAAACCTAATGATTactcaaaccctaatttcccaGAGTAGGAGCAAAGTTGAAGAATACAAAGGGTATCCATCCATCCACAGAAAGAGTTAATTCCACGGCAAATTTCAGGATCTCTCTTAATCCTCAGCTAATAACTCAATTAAGACTAATGGATACAAATTACACAAATACAGACACCAGATCTGCCGCAGAAACTAATTTTCAGATCAAAATTAACCTCAATTCAACAAGAACAATAAGAGAAACAATCGGATTTAATCCATTATGTAGGTCTAAGATCCATGAATAAGCATAAGATCCGAGGAAGCTAATCAAAAAGACTTTTAACGAAATAAGTCAATTATATTGAAAAGATAAAGGGAAATTGAAGATAAACggagaaacaaagatgatgatgaaatttAGATCCAAACCTCGGCAATATGGCATAGAAGCAGCTGCCTTCAAAGAACTCCTTTAAATTAATCGGATAATACAGAGAGATAAACAAAAACGCAGAAGTAAAGTTGCTGTTTTGatgcagagagaaagagagaggaattTCGAgagataaaaaagaagagcagacgaagaagacgagagagagaggataATAGAAGGAATTATAACTAGTACAGAGAAAGAAACGCAGCGCGACTTCTAATGAAATGGGGACACGTGTCGAATGATGTCTGACTTTTTTTTCAAGTGTAAGTTTTCAATTGGGACTTTGGAGACTTGGCCGGTGCGACTTCGTCTACTCCCAGTATTTTGTGGGTCCTAATGAGGGCTATTAGCAGCCGTTAGATCCCCCGATAACTGTTTTGAGATGTTTCCGgttccaacttttttttttgtcgacttCCGGTTCCAACTTTGCAATATTTAtcatgtaagaaagaaaatttgagcCTTTCACGAATATGTACAAGTGTCATGTTACCTTAcattacaataaaatataagagCTTAATTTGCATTCAAAGTTTATCAACTTGACTAAGCTTTGTTTGTGCTTTGAGCATCCCATTCAAGATTCATCCACCAAAATGAGACTTTGAATACACTTttgatataacaaaaaacttgGTCGAATTTCTTTGGTCCTAATTTATTTCCTGAATCCCATCTGTTGTACTGGGCCTAGGCCCAATTGGCCCAATATGTATGTACCATAAAAAAGAAGTCATTAAGTTTTTATGATTGACTTTTTTACATAGAagcaaaattataaatttggtGTATGAATGGATGGACTAATTCGAGACGAATCAGATGGCTAACGAAAACCAGACTTGTGTCCGTTTTGCATTTTCGAAAATTATCGGAAGAATCGGTCAATTGATtaccctcttttttttttgtttacccCATTTTTTAATAGTCATGAATCATCTTCCTTGGTTGTGTCAGATTACTTAAgtcattattttgttatagaGATGCTTTACTagtatttttgatttgttttggtaaggACACTTGTCTAGCTAAAGAAATGTTAgttaaatgaaagaaaaaaggttcaGTAGTTGACCCGTTTAATCAACTGCGAACAACGTTCATACTAATATAATTTGTTACCATAAATTCATAATCTAAACGCGTGCTTAAGTTGTAAACAAAAGGAATTAACAAGGGACACGTAAAGTAGCAATTCCGCAGGAAAAGCGAGGGTAAAATTGTCATTTCAGTGgatccccaccaccaccaccaccgccgcaccagtttcttcttcatctcctacgtctgaaattgagaaatcggaagaagaaagataagtcTAATCTTGTGCCTTTAGATTTCTTTTCGGGGAGATCTAGTAGTTGTTGGATTCGTTAAACGGAGAAGTGGATTTGGTACGAGTCTTTAGGTTTCCTTCTTCACCAAAAGCTCTATATAGAGAGAATCTGCGAGCTCTTTTTGGTAGGAAATTAGGGTTCGTGTTGCTTGGTAAATATAGAATCAATGACGGAGGTTGTTCTGCATATATACGATGTGACGAACAGTGGATCGGAGAAGACTAACAACACCATTGTTCAGATCAATAGGTTCTTCAAAGACGGGATCGGTCTTGGCGGTATATTCCACAGCGCTATTCAGGTACTACTCTTCGTCTATATTCTATGAATCTACATTTATGTACAATTATCGATGATGTCTAAGCTTGGTTTTGGTCTACTTTATgtagatttggtttttgtttctgtgtatGTATGTGGAAATTAAGAAGTTGACGGCATgatacttttcttttgatatgtGAGGCTTTAGTTTAATGGTTTATGGTCCTAAAGGTCTGGAGCTGAAGTCTCTCTTTTGCTCAGGATCTTGTGTTTCCTAGTACTTTTGGTAACTTTCCATATGATAATGATTGCGATATATTGACCAAGTGCTCTCTGGAGACTTGTTAAATCCAATGATGGCTTACGTTTACTTCTGTGATCTTTGACCTGGGCAAATATAATTGCATATACCACTTTCCCATTTGAGTCGTGACAATTTGGTGTATTCCAACAAAACTACCAGAATTTAGGTTTTCAAGTTAGTGCTAATCATTCTATGTTCTTAGGTCTGTATATCTATGCAATATCATTTGATTATTCTTGTTCatggttttgttatttttttgtgtcttgTAGATGACTATTGATTCGCAGGGAAGAGTGATTGAATAGAATATTTTATGACCTTTGTGCAGGTATATGGAAACGATGAATGGTCTTACGGGTATTGTGAACTAGGAACTGGTGTATTCAGCTGCCCGAGTGGAAAGAATCCAATGTACACATACCGTGAGAAAATCGTCCTTGGCAAAACAGATTGCACAATCTTCATGGTG includes:
- the ACD1-LIKE gene encoding ACD1-like protein (ACD1-like (ACD1-LIKE); FUNCTIONS IN: electron carrier activity, oxidoreductase activity, 2 iron, 2 sulfur cluster binding, chlorophyllide a oxygenase [overall] activity; INVOLVED IN: oxidation reduction; LOCATED IN: chloroplast, chloroplast envelope; EXPRESSED IN: 24 plant structures; EXPRESSED DURING: 15 growth stages; CONTAINS InterPro DOMAIN/s: Rieske [2Fe-2S] iron-sulphur domain (InterPro:IPR017941), Pheophorbide a oxygenase (InterPro:IPR013626); BEST Arabidopsis thaliana protein match is: Pheophorbide a oxygenase family protein with Rieske [2Fe-2S] domain (TAIR:AT3G44880.1); Has 3440 Blast hits to 3433 proteins in 618 species: Archae - 4; Bacteria - 2370; Metazoa - 19; Fungi - 3; Plants - 426; Viruses - 0; Other Eukaryotes - 618 (source: NCBI BLink).), with amino-acid sequence MEAALAACALPSLRILNTKPRFRCSFSNPSLPISPNSLITRKSSRFTTAVSSPPSSSAATSTNSPPEPEALFEPGSDKFDWYANWYPVMPICDLDKKVPHGKKVMGIDLVVWWDRNEKQWKVMDDTCPHRLAPLSDGRIDQWGRLQCVYHGWCFNGSGDCKLIPQAPPDGPPVHTFKQACVAVYPSTVQHEIIWFWPNSDPKYKNIIETNKPPYIPELEDPSFTKLMGNRDIPYGYDVLVENLMDPAHVPYAHYGLMRFPKPKGKYIICISNSCFNPFTNLQILLAEKIDREGGKPLEINVKKLDNKGFFSKQEWGYSNFIAPCVYRSSTDPLPEQEHEYPAPAASDKAALSKRRLSLIFICIPVSPGRSRLIWTFPRNFGVFIDKIVPRWVFHIGQNTILDSDLHLLHVEERKILERGPENWQKACFIPTKSDANVVTFRRWFNKYSEARVDWRGKFDPFLLPPTPPREQLFDRYWSHVENCSSCKKAHKYLNALEVILQIASVAMIGVMAVLKQTTMSNVARIAVLVAAVLSFAASKWLSHFIYKTFHYHDYNHAVV
- the ACD1-LIKE gene encoding ACD1-like protein (ACD1-like (ACD1-LIKE); FUNCTIONS IN: electron carrier activity, oxidoreductase activity, 2 iron, 2 sulfur cluster binding, chlorophyllide a oxygenase [overall] activity; INVOLVED IN: oxidation reduction; LOCATED IN: chloroplast, chloroplast envelope; EXPRESSED IN: 24 plant structures; EXPRESSED DURING: 15 growth stages; CONTAINS InterPro DOMAIN/s: Rieske [2Fe-2S] iron-sulphur domain (InterPro:IPR017941), Pheophorbide a oxygenase (InterPro:IPR013626); BEST Arabidopsis thaliana protein match is: Pheophorbide a oxygenase family protein with Rieske [2Fe-2S] domain (TAIR:AT3G44880.1); Has 30201 Blast hits to 17322 proteins in 780 species: Archae - 12; Bacteria - 1396; Metazoa - 17338; Fungi - 3422; Plants - 5037; Viruses - 0; Other Eukaryotes - 2996 (source: NCBI BLink).) — encoded protein: MEAALAACALPSLRILNTKPRFRCSFSNPSLPISPNSLITRKSSRFTTAVSSPPSSSAATSTNSPPEPEALFEPGSDKFDWYANWYPVMPICDLDKKVPHGKKVMGIDLVVWWDRNEKQWKVMDDTCPHRLAPLSDGRIDQWGRLQCVYHGWCFNGSGDCKLIPQAPPDGPPVHTFKQACVAVYPSTVQHEIIWFWPNSDPKYKNIIETNKPPYIPELEDPSFTKLMGNRDIPYGYDVLVENLMDPAHVPYAHYGLMRFPKPKEKIDREGGKPLEINVKKLDNKGFFSKQEWGYSNFIAPCVYRSSTDPLPEQEHEYPAPAASDKAALSKRRLSLIFICIPVSPGRSRLIWTFPRNFGVFIDKIVPRWVFHIGQNTILDSDLHLLHVEERKILERGPENWQKACFIPTKSDANVVTFRRWFNKYSEARVDWRGKFDPFLLPPTPPREQLFDRYWSHVENCSSCKKAHKYLNALEVILQIASVAMIGVMAVLKQTTMSNVARIAVLVAAVLSFAASKWLSHFIYKTFHYHDYNHAVV
- a CDS encoding PPPDE putative thiol peptidase family protein (PPPDE putative thiol peptidase family protein; CONTAINS InterPro DOMAIN/s: Protein of unknown function DUF862, eukaryotic (InterPro:IPR008580); BEST Arabidopsis thaliana protein match is: PPPDE putative thiol peptidase family protein (TAIR:AT4G25680.1); Has 753 Blast hits to 753 proteins in 154 species: Archae - 0; Bacteria - 0; Metazoa - 205; Fungi - 55; Plants - 348; Viruses - 0; Other Eukaryotes - 145 (source: NCBI BLink).), with the translated sequence MAEVVLHIYDVTNSGSEKTNNTIVQINRFFKDGIGLGGIFHSAIQVYGNDEWSYGYCEQGTGVFSCPSGKNPMYTYREKIVLGKTDCTIFMVNQILRELSREWPGHTYDLLSKNCNHFCDVLCDRLGVPKIPGWVNRFAHAGDTALEVAGNTAMRVKQAKTELVSASKVAYRFLSNVTSNITNGSNGSSGSPQRPGTLNNSDNGSFRLQGSWLKGILNTAKPSTSTEIGNKEEDTNHTITNQKKQNRDSDVLLFQ
- a CDS encoding stress response NST1-like protein (unknown protein; LOCATED IN: cellular_component unknown; EXPRESSED IN: male gametophyte, pollen tube; EXPRESSED DURING: M germinated pollen stage; BEST Arabidopsis thaliana protein match is: unknown protein (TAIR:AT4G25690.2).): MDHTVCKQVQPVVRKAKKKHGKDEFDRIKQAEKKKRRLEKALATSAAIRAELEKKKQKRLEEQQRLDEEGAAIAEAVALHVLLGEDSDDSSRVKFGEEKGFTMDLFRDERTNYVPRQSCASYAVQGIGFVSNGYGLGDSNWSPFTRRGAWDNNMGISADLIAAQAVSALQISENADGNAFVFNGMFRG